From one Callithrix jacchus isolate 240 chromosome 2, calJac240_pri, whole genome shotgun sequence genomic stretch:
- the CXXC5 gene encoding CXXC-type zinc finger protein 5: protein MSSLGGGSQDAGSSSSSNTNGSSGSGSSGPKAGAADKSAAVAAATPASVADDAPPPERRNKSGIISEPLNKSLRRSRPLSHYSFGSSGGSGGGSMMGGESADKAAAAAAAASLLANGHDLAAALAVDKSNPTSKHKSGAVASLLSKAERATELAAEGQLTLQQFAQSTEMLKRVVQEHLPLMSEAGAGLPDMEAVAGAEALNGQSDFPYLGAFPINPGLFIMTPAGVFLAESALHMAGLAEYPMQGELASAISSGKKKRKRCGMCAPCRRRINCEQCSSCRNRKTGHQICKFRKCEELKKKPSAALEKVMLPTGAAFRWFQ, encoded by the exons ATGTCGAGCCTTGGCGGTGGCTCCCAGGACGCtggcagcagtagcagcagcaacaCCAATGgcagcagtggcagtggcagcagtGGCCCAAAGGCAGGAGCAGCAGACAAGAGTGCAGCGGTGGCTGCCGCCACGCCAGCCTCTGTGGCAGATGACGCACCACCCCCCGAACGTCGGAACAAGAGCGGTATCATCAGCGAGCCCCTCAACAAGAGCCTGCGCCGCTCCCGCCCGCTCTCCCACTACTCTTTTGGcagcagtggtggcagtggtggtggcagcATGATGGGCGGGGAGTCTGCTGACAAGGCCGCTGCAGCTGCAGCCGCTGCCTCCCTGTTGGCCAATGGGCATGACCTGGCGGCGGCCTTGGCGGTGGACAAAAGCAACCCTACCTCAAAGCACAAAAGTGGTGCTGTGGCCAGCCTGCTGAGCAAGGCAGAGCGGGCCACGGAGTTGGCAGCCGAGGGACAGCTGACGCTGCAGCAGTTTGCGCAGTCCACGGAGATGCTGAAGCGTGTGGTGCAGGAGCACCTCCCACTGATGAGCGAGGCAGGTGCTGGCCTGCCTGACATGGAGGCCGTGGCAGGTGCCGAAGCCCTCAATGGCCAGTCCGACTTCCCCTACCTGGGTGCTTTCCCCATCAACCCAGGCCTCTTTATTATGACCCCGGCAGGTGTGTTCCTGGCCGAGAGCGCGCTGCACATGGCAGGCCTGGCCGAGTACCCCATGCAGGGAGAGCTGGCCTCTGCCATCAGCTCTGGCAAGAAGAAGCGGAAACGCTGCGGCATGTGCGCACCCTGCCGGCGGCGCATCAACTGCGAGCAGTGCAGCAGTTGTAGGAACCGAAAGACTGGCCATCAGATTTGCAAATTCAGAAAATGTGAGGAACTCAAAAAGAAGCCTTCCGCTGCTCTGGAG AAGGTGATGCTTCCGACGGGAGCCGCCTTCCGGTGGTTTCAGTGA